The genomic segment GCGGTGATATTTTGTTGACTTATTTTGAGTTTGGAACCTTAGCTGCTTTATGTTATTTCAAACAAGCCGCATTAGACGCAATTATTTTAGAAATAGGTTTAGGTGGTCGTTTGGATGCCGTCAATTGTGTGGATGCGGATCTAGCTATTATCAGCATGATAGATTTAGATCATATGGATTGGCTGGGTGATACGCGTGAAAAAATTGGTTTTGAAAAAGCCGGCATCATGCGTCCGAATCGACCGTGTGTGTGTGGCGACTTTGAGCCGCCGCAATCTATCCTCAACACCGCCCAATCTTTAGCCAGTCCCTTATATCGGCAAGGCATAGAATTTGATTATAAAATGCAGGGACAATCCTGGTCGTGGATCAGTCAACAACTGACTCTGCGTGATTTACCTTTACCCAACATCGATTTACAGAATGCTGCGACAGTTTTGCAAGCTGTCGAATTACTCGGCGAGTATTTTATTATTACACCCCTGGCCATACAAGAAGGTTTAAAGCGGGTTTTTATACCCGGTCGCTTTCAAATCATTGAAAAAAATGCCCGCCAAATTATTATTGATGTCGCACATAATCCTGCCGGTGGGGAATGTTTATCAAAACGTTTGGCGAATACTCCTTGTTTAGGAAATACCTATGCCGTAGCGGGTATGTTGGCTACTAAAGATATTAGTAATACCTTGCGCCCTTTAAGGCATCATGTGGATCATTGGTATGTCTGTGATCTGGCTGAACAAAACGGCGCGAAAGCAACACAATTAAAACAAGCATTATTAGAGCTTGAAGTTAGCCAAACCATTTTAGAGTTTTCATCCCCTGATGGAGCTTTTCAACAGGCTTATCGACAGTTACAAAAAAATGATCGACTGCTGGTTTTTGGTTCTTTCCATACGGCAGCGGTGATCTACCGTTATTTAGAGGGTTAATTTTTTTTATAAAAAGGTAACGAATTCAATTGTAGAATTAAAAATCACCGTCATGGCGAGGCCGAAACGTGAGTGAGGCCGCGGCCATCCATGGATTGCCACGCACCTGCGGTGCTCGCAGACGGTTAATATTTTACACGTTCGCAATGGCAGGGTTTGCCACGCTTTGCAATGACATGTAGGTTCTATTCGCGAGACTTCTATTTTTGCAGGATAAACATGATCAAGCCAAAGAAAAACTTACTAGACACATATTTTAATATTCACGCACGTGGTAGTACTGTGCAGCGGGAAGTGATGGCTGGCTTAACTATTTTTTTGGCCATGCTATATTCTGTGATCGTCATCCCTAATATGTTAAAGCTGGCGGGTTTTCCGCCGTTAGCGACGTTTATTACCACGTGTTTGGTGGCGGCGTTTGGTTCTTTGTTGATGGGATTATGGGCCAATTTACCGATGGCGATAGGTTGTGCGGTTTCGCTTACCGCATTTACGACTTTCAGTATCGTCTTAACTCAACATCTGAGTATTGCTGTGGCTTTAGGTGCGGTGTTTTGGTTAGGGATTTTGTTTACACTCATTTCGATAACCGGAATACGTGCCTGGATTTTGCGTAATTTACCTCAGGGTGTGGCGTGTGGTATTGGGATAGGGATAGGTTTGTTTTTATTATTGATTGCCGCCACCAGCATTGGTTTAATCATTAAAAATCCGCAGCAAGGCTTACCGCTGCATTTAGGCATGTTTACTTCCTTTCCTGCACTGATGACGTTGCTAGGGTTGGCGATGATTTTTGGTTTGGAAAGAAGAGGTGTTCCAGGGGCGGTGCTATGGGTGATCCTATTTATTTCGGTGTTGGGTTTGTGGCTCGATCCACAGGTTAAATATCACGGATTGTTTGCAGTGCCGCATTTATTTAACGCAAAAACCGCAGGGTTATTTTTGCATTTAGATATTATTGGAGCCTTGCATCTTAGCGTATTACCTAGTGTTTTAGCGTTAGTCATGACCGCGGTATTTGATGCTACTGGTACGATACATGCGGTAGCCAGTCAGGCCAAATTGTTACAGGCCAATCAACCGATGAAAAATGAATCGAGAGCTTTAACCGCAGATTCTGTGAGCAGTATTTTTGCGGGTTTAATCGGTGCTTCACCGGCGGCGGTGTACATAGAATCAGCTGCGGGTACAGCCGTAGGCGGGAAAACCGGTTTGACGGCAACCATAGTGGGGCTGTTATTTTTGCTGACGTTATTTATTTCACCTTTGGCTTATTTAGTGCCCGCTTATGCTACGGCGCCGGCTTTAATGTATGTAGGTTTATTGATGCTAAGTAATGTATCCAAACTAAACTTTGCTGATTTTGTCGATGCTTTATCGGGATTATTATGCGCGGCTTTTATTGTATTAACCTGTAATATTGTGACGGGTATTATGCTAGGATTTAGTACTCTGGTAATAGGTCGCCTCTGTGCGGGAGAATGGCGACAGCTCACCCCGGGAACGGTGCTGATTGCAGTGATATTAGTGCTATTTTATATCAGTGGTTCGGCTATTTAAATCTAATCTAGATTATCTATATTTATAGATAAATTTATATCTTTTAAAACTTAAATGTTCTTTTTTTGCGCATTTTAAGTAGCTTTAGCTATGGCTTTCCCGTAAGCTGCTAGTGCTAGCAGCTGCGCATTCGATGTATGGCTTAATGAGAAAAAAGGGCATCTGGCAGCACCAATAATATGAAGAAATCTAATTCGCATTTAACATTTAATAAGCAATTCTGGCTGAGCTTTTGGCGCTTACTGAAGCCTTATTGGCAATCTGAAGAGAAAAAATTCGCCTATTGCTTACTTTTTTTAAATTTATTTTTTACGTTCGCCGCAGTGGAAGGTAATGTATGGTTAAGCTATTGCAGTAAAAATGTCTTTAATGCGTTGCAAAATTTTAATAAACCATTGATTTGGCAAAATTTAATGTTAACCGGCATGGTTGTTACATTCATGCTTTTAGCCTATGGTTTTGCATTTTATGTGAATGGTTTACTTGCTTTACGTTGGCGCCAATGGTTGACAAAAAATACTTTACGCAATTGGTTAGCGAATAAAAATTATTATCGTTTTCAGTTTTTAAATAAAAAAATAGACAACCCCGATCAACGTATCAGTGAAGATATGGATCAATTCACTCAATTGACTTTAGGGATAACGTTTCAAGTTTTGCAATCATTCACGCTTTTTATTTCATTTGGTATGATACTTTGGCGAACTGGCGGCCATTTTAACATCCCGTTAGGGCATCTTAATATTCTAATACCGGGTTATTTATTCTGGGCGGCTTGTTTATTTGGCGGTTTAGGTATATGGCTAACGAATCGCATTGGCAAAAAATTAATAAGCTATAATTACCATCAGCAACGTTATAACGCCAACTTTCGTTTTGCATTGATAAAATTTCGTGAGTCCAGAGATGAGATCGCTTTACAACGCGGAGAAACGTCAGAAGCCAGTCAATTTAATGGTTTGTTTGAGAAAATTTATCATAATTTTATCGATATTATTCATTTAAAAAAACACTTAACCTTTCTCGCTATGGGTTTTAATTTAGCCAGCATTCCCATTGCAACGCTGGTTGCTATACCACTTTTTTTAAGTAAAAAAATACAGTTTGGAGGATTAACGCAAATTACGATGGGATTTGGTAGTGTGGTTGCTTCATTTACTACTTTGATGCAGGTTTATACTTCATTAGCAGATTGGAATTCAATTATTGTGCGTTTAACCGAGTTAAATAACGCTATCGAACAGGCTAATGCATCACCTAACAAACTCATCATTCAAGAAAAAAACTATAGTTATCACATTACGCTTAAAAATTTAAACTTGTTTCTACCAGATGGACAAAGATTGTTAGGTCCTATTAATCTCTGCTTAGATTTAAGCGAGAATTACTTGATAAAAGGCCGCTCAGGTATCGGTAAAAGTTCATTGATTCGTGCACTGGCTGGAATTTGGCCTTTTGCAGAAGGGTCTATTTATTTTCCTAAAGATAAAAAGACTTTTTTTCTTTCACAAAAAACGTTTTTCCCATTAGGAACATTGAAAGATAGTCTTATCTATCCTAATCAACATTCAGTGACGAATGGTGAGTTAAAAGAATTACTCCGATGTTTTGGTTTAGCAAAATTTCAAACTGAATTAAATGAGATTAAGTCTTGGCAGCAAATCTGTTCGCCTGGCGAGCAGCAGTTAATGGCATTGATTAGAGTCGTTATCAATAAACCGGATATCTTATTTCTGGATGAGGCCACATCCGCATTAGATGCAGCTTCGCAAATTAATGCGTATCGAAATTTACGTTTACTTTTACCGCATACTAGTTTGATTAGTATTGGACACAGGGCCGATCTAGCGCAATTTCACAGTAAAATATTACTTTTTACTCAAAAGCAGCCATCATCTTTGTTGGCGGGTAGCGCGCCCGAAGTAGTTTGAACGTTTACTTCGGAAAAACCCAAAATTAGGCTTGATATCATGAGCCTATTTGAAAAGAACGCTTGACTCTAAATCTAAGCTAAAGTTTAATATTTTTTAGACCATCTCTAACTATAAAGCTCTATATGAAGCGTATCATTCGATTGGTTTATAGTATTACCCTTATTTTAGCACTGCTATTTGTCGATCAAGCGGATGCCAAAACACAGATTATCAATTTAACGGTAGCCTATAAGCAGGTCAATTTTACCGGAACACCGGCAGTAGCGATTGCCGTTAATAATCAAATTCCTGGCCCTATTCTACATTTCAAAGAAGGTCAGGCAGTCATCATCAATGTTTATAACCGACTCAGTGTAGGTACGAGTATTCATTGGCATGGTTTGTTGGTTCCTTGGCAAATGGATGGTGTCAGCGGCGTGAGCCAACAACCGATACCACCGGGTGGTGTTTTCCACTACCGTTTTACGCCTCAACAATCTGGTAGCTATTGGTATCATGCACACACCGGTCTGCAGGAACAGCAAGGTTTGTATGGTGGCATTATCATTAAGCCTAAAACACCCATACCTTATTATTACAATAAAGACTTTGTCATCGTGTTATCTGACTGGAGTAATACACTTCCAGAACAAATTTATGCCAATCTTAAAAAGGTCGACGGCTATTACGATTCCCGTTTCCCTTTACAACCTTCACTGTTAAAGTTTATTCGCGATTATAGAAATGCTACACCTTTAAAACGCCAACAATTACTGCGTAGTTACAAAATGATGCAAACAAGTCGTATGAATATTTATGACTTTAGTGACATCGCTTACGATGCTTATTTACTGAATGGACAGGTGAATCAACACCCTTGGACACGACAGGTGCAGGTAGGGGATAAAGTTCGCTTACGTTTTATTGGTGCAGGGGCGAGTACTAATTACAATGTGAAACTTAATCAAGGCAAGATGGAATTGGTTCAAGTTGATGGAAATAATATTAAACCTTATTTCGTCGATCATTTCAAAATTGAGCCCGGTGAAACCTATGATGTTTTAGTCAGGATTAAACAGCCTGGCAACACGATTATTTATGCTGAATCAATAGATACCTTAGGGCGAGCGATTGGAGTGCTCACTACGACGCCGTATTCGTCGGTCAATATTCAAAACGTCAAACTTTTTCCGGAACCTGCCCCAATGATGATGGGCAACATGAAAATGCAGGCATCAGTCTCAATGCCCGCTATGAACACCGCTGAGAATATGCCCGGCATGAACATGGAGAATACACATTCCATGTCGGGTATGAAAAGTTTAACGATGGGTTCTTCTTATCAAAAAATGATGGCTGCCGTTAAGACTAATAATCCCGATAAACCTATAGAAAAAAC from the Rickettsiella endosymbiont of Aleochara curtula genome contains:
- the folC gene encoding bifunctional tetrahydrofolate synthase/dihydrofolate synthase; the encoded protein is MTISNELSLDSRTLSDWLAYIEACHPSSIDLGLKRISHVAERLAVLNFNCPVVMVAGTNGKGSNVALTAAILSAAGYRVGTYTSPHLIRYQERIQIAGQCISDQDLCRVFLDIEKTRGDILLTYFEFGTLAALCYFKQAALDAIILEIGLGGRLDAVNCVDADLAIISMIDLDHMDWLGDTREKIGFEKAGIMRPNRPCVCGDFEPPQSILNTAQSLASPLYRQGIEFDYKMQGQSWSWISQQLTLRDLPLPNIDLQNAATVLQAVELLGEYFIITPLAIQEGLKRVFIPGRFQIIEKNARQIIIDVAHNPAGGECLSKRLANTPCLGNTYAVAGMLATKDISNTLRPLRHHVDHWYVCDLAEQNGAKATQLKQALLELEVSQTILEFSSPDGAFQQAYRQLQKNDRLLVFGSFHTAAVIYRYLEG
- a CDS encoding multicopper oxidase domain-containing protein, with the protein product MKRIIRLVYSITLILALLFVDQADAKTQIINLTVAYKQVNFTGTPAVAIAVNNQIPGPILHFKEGQAVIINVYNRLSVGTSIHWHGLLVPWQMDGVSGVSQQPIPPGGVFHYRFTPQQSGSYWYHAHTGLQEQQGLYGGIIIKPKTPIPYYYNKDFVIVLSDWSNTLPEQIYANLKKVDGYYDSRFPLQPSLLKFIRDYRNATPLKRQQLLRSYKMMQTSRMNIYDFSDIAYDAYLLNGQVNQHPWTRQVQVGDKVRLRFIGAGASTNYNVKLNQGKMELVQVDGNNIKPYFVDHFKIEPGETYDVLVRIKQPGNTIIYAESIDTLGRAIGVLTTTPYSSVNIQNVKLFPEPAPMMMGNMKMQASVSMPAMNTAENMPGMNMENTHSMSGMKSLTMGSSYQKMMAAVKTNNPDKPIEKTIHMDLSGYMNRYIWFINGVTLNNAQPILFKPGKRYRVVFTNHSMMDHPMHIHGHWFILRNGHGAYDPLLHTVVVPPMATVVVDIDTDASGQWFFHCHQLYHMAAGMARVFQYTTLVDVTPANQRPQTIVQPLAYTNQAIVRVQHLPVDQNLIDHPSDHAPRFFTANLLDVNQNLINNDQEITYKGMFGGDNNKLQLYLEKAEINQGVIDNANLDIFYWHAISQFWAIKGGVNYMYRPTMTPYFQPGIGIEGLTPYFIQTDIRAYYHNGSSKLNVDLTRDTQIAHNFFIQTEIEALFANKTVAHDLVGSGVNELQLTLRPYYQINPTLAVYVQYQHTGNYGNTKQLFQENNLPTSDNTYSLGLSLLF
- a CDS encoding ABC transporter ATP-binding protein/permease, translating into MKKSNSHLTFNKQFWLSFWRLLKPYWQSEEKKFAYCLLFLNLFFTFAAVEGNVWLSYCSKNVFNALQNFNKPLIWQNLMLTGMVVTFMLLAYGFAFYVNGLLALRWRQWLTKNTLRNWLANKNYYRFQFLNKKIDNPDQRISEDMDQFTQLTLGITFQVLQSFTLFISFGMILWRTGGHFNIPLGHLNILIPGYLFWAACLFGGLGIWLTNRIGKKLISYNYHQQRYNANFRFALIKFRESRDEIALQRGETSEASQFNGLFEKIYHNFIDIIHLKKHLTFLAMGFNLASIPIATLVAIPLFLSKKIQFGGLTQITMGFGSVVASFTTLMQVYTSLADWNSIIVRLTELNNAIEQANASPNKLIIQEKNYSYHITLKNLNLFLPDGQRLLGPINLCLDLSENYLIKGRSGIGKSSLIRALAGIWPFAEGSIYFPKDKKTFFLSQKTFFPLGTLKDSLIYPNQHSVTNGELKELLRCFGLAKFQTELNEIKSWQQICSPGEQQLMALIRVVINKPDILFLDEATSALDAASQINAYRNLRLLLPHTSLISIGHRADLAQFHSKILLFTQKQPSSLLAGSAPEVV
- a CDS encoding NCS2 family permease; protein product: MIKPKKNLLDTYFNIHARGSTVQREVMAGLTIFLAMLYSVIVIPNMLKLAGFPPLATFITTCLVAAFGSLLMGLWANLPMAIGCAVSLTAFTTFSIVLTQHLSIAVALGAVFWLGILFTLISITGIRAWILRNLPQGVACGIGIGIGLFLLLIAATSIGLIIKNPQQGLPLHLGMFTSFPALMTLLGLAMIFGLERRGVPGAVLWVILFISVLGLWLDPQVKYHGLFAVPHLFNAKTAGLFLHLDIIGALHLSVLPSVLALVMTAVFDATGTIHAVASQAKLLQANQPMKNESRALTADSVSSIFAGLIGASPAAVYIESAAGTAVGGKTGLTATIVGLLFLLTLFISPLAYLVPAYATAPALMYVGLLMLSNVSKLNFADFVDALSGLLCAAFIVLTCNIVTGIMLGFSTLVIGRLCAGEWRQLTPGTVLIAVILVLFYISGSAI